One window of the Enterobacter huaxiensis genome contains the following:
- a CDS encoding AtzE family amidohydrolase: MRLHEMSISAIQHALSAGELSACEIARQTLEAIARVNPQIGAWTAVTEERMLAEAGNIDTLRREKRPLPPLAGVPYAVKNLFDVAGHTTLAGAELFSQRPAAAADSFAVRQLRSAGGLLTGMVNMDAYAYGFTTENSHYGTTRNPHDLARIAGGSSGGSAAAVAAGLVHFSLGTDTNGSIRVPASLCGIYGLKPTFGRLSRSGSHPFVASLDHIGPFARRVCDLASVYDALQGRDGSDGFQAESSREQTRPLLERGLDGLRCAVLGGYFTTWCDADARDAVARVAKALDVQDELQFPDAELARSAAFIISAAEGGNQYLPALRREPERFEPHSRERLLAGAMIPSAWYIQAQRFRAHARQAFKTLFAQADVLIAPATPRSATLAGEQTMEINGQPLPVRASMGMLTQPISFLGLPVTTVPLRTAQGAPIGLQLIAAPFNEQACLRVARVLEESGITDARPAEVAA; the protein is encoded by the coding sequence ATGAGGCTACACGAGATGAGTATCAGCGCGATCCAGCATGCGCTGAGCGCAGGCGAGCTGAGCGCTTGCGAGATTGCCCGCCAGACGCTGGAGGCGATTGCGCGGGTTAACCCGCAGATCGGCGCCTGGACCGCCGTGACGGAAGAACGCATGCTCGCCGAGGCCGGGAACATCGACACCCTGCGCCGCGAGAAGCGCCCCCTGCCGCCGCTGGCGGGCGTGCCCTACGCGGTAAAAAACCTGTTCGACGTTGCCGGTCACACCACCCTCGCCGGGGCAGAGCTGTTCAGCCAGCGACCCGCCGCGGCCGCCGACAGCTTCGCGGTGCGCCAGCTGCGCAGCGCGGGCGGGCTGCTGACCGGGATGGTGAATATGGACGCCTACGCCTACGGCTTCACAACCGAAAACAGCCACTACGGCACGACGCGTAACCCGCACGATCTGGCGCGCATTGCGGGCGGGTCATCCGGCGGTTCAGCGGCCGCCGTGGCCGCCGGGCTGGTGCACTTTTCGCTAGGCACCGACACCAACGGCTCGATTCGCGTTCCGGCCTCCCTCTGCGGCATCTATGGCCTGAAGCCCACCTTTGGCCGCCTGTCGCGATCCGGCAGCCATCCGTTTGTCGCGAGCCTGGATCATATCGGCCCCTTTGCCCGCCGCGTGTGCGACCTGGCGTCCGTGTACGACGCGCTGCAGGGGCGGGACGGCAGCGACGGTTTTCAGGCAGAGAGCTCGCGCGAGCAGACGCGCCCCCTGCTTGAGCGCGGGCTTGACGGCCTGCGCTGCGCGGTGCTCGGCGGCTACTTCACCACCTGGTGCGACGCGGATGCCAGAGACGCCGTGGCGCGGGTGGCGAAGGCGCTCGACGTGCAGGATGAGCTGCAGTTTCCGGACGCCGAGCTGGCGCGCTCCGCGGCGTTTATCATCAGTGCCGCCGAAGGGGGAAACCAGTACCTGCCCGCGCTTCGCCGCGAGCCCGAGCGTTTTGAGCCGCATTCCCGCGAAAGGCTGCTGGCCGGGGCGATGATCCCCTCCGCCTGGTACATTCAGGCCCAGCGGTTTCGCGCGCACGCCCGGCAGGCGTTTAAAACCCTGTTCGCGCAGGCCGACGTGCTGATCGCCCCGGCAACGCCGCGCAGCGCGACGCTTGCGGGTGAGCAGACCATGGAGATTAACGGCCAGCCGCTCCCCGTCCGCGCCAGCATGGGGATGCTGACCCAGCCGATATCATTTTTGGGCTTGCCCGTGACCACCGTTCCGCTGCGCACCGCCCAGGGCGCGCCGATTGGCCTGCAGCTAATTGCCGCGCCGTTTAACGAGCAGGCGTGCCTGCGCGTTGCGCGCGTGCTGGAAGAGAGTGGAATTACCGATGCCCGCCCGGCGGAGGTGGCCGCATGA
- the puuE gene encoding allantoinase PuuE, producing MRGYAGNPPHARWPNQARIAVQFVLNYEEGAENHVLHGDAGSEQFLSDIIGAASYPDKHMSMDSLYEYGSRAGFWRIHNEFQKRGLPLTVFGVAMALARHPEIVEAIKGADYDVVSHGWRWIHYQHMDIQQEREHLHKAVHVLTDLFGKPPTGWYTGRDSPNTRQLVVEHGGFDYDSDYYGDDLPFWTEVACGDGTQKPHLVVPYTLDANDMRFATAQGFNTAEQFYTYLKDSFDVLYEEGERAPKMMSIGMHCRLLGRPGRFRALQRFLDYIQQHERVWVCTRQQIADHWREVHPFQK from the coding sequence CTGCGCGGCTACGCGGGCAACCCGCCGCACGCGCGGTGGCCAAATCAGGCGCGTATCGCCGTGCAGTTTGTGCTCAACTATGAGGAAGGGGCGGAAAACCACGTTCTGCACGGCGATGCCGGCTCCGAGCAGTTCCTGTCGGACATCATCGGCGCGGCCAGCTACCCGGATAAACACATGTCGATGGACTCCCTCTACGAATACGGCAGCCGCGCCGGGTTCTGGCGGATCCACAATGAATTTCAAAAGCGCGGCCTGCCGCTGACGGTCTTTGGCGTGGCGATGGCGCTGGCGCGGCATCCGGAGATCGTCGAGGCAATCAAGGGCGCGGATTACGACGTGGTCAGCCACGGCTGGCGCTGGATCCACTATCAGCACATGGATATCCAACAGGAGCGCGAACACCTGCACAAGGCGGTGCACGTGCTGACCGACCTGTTCGGCAAGCCCCCTACGGGCTGGTACACCGGGCGCGACAGTCCTAATACCCGCCAGCTGGTGGTGGAGCACGGCGGCTTCGACTACGACAGCGACTACTACGGCGACGATCTGCCCTTCTGGACGGAAGTGGCCTGCGGCGACGGCACCCAAAAGCCGCACCTGGTTGTGCCCTATACGCTGGATGCGAACGACATGCGCTTCGCGACCGCGCAGGGGTTTAACACCGCCGAGCAGTTTTACACCTATCTGAAGGACAGTTTTGACGTGCTGTACGAAGAGGGGGAACGCGCGCCGAAGATGATGTCCATCGGCATGCACTGCCGCCTGCTGGGGCGGCCTGGGCGTTTTCGCGCGCTGCAGCGGTTCCTGGATTATATTCAGCAACATGAGCGGGTGTGGGTCTGTACCCGCCAGCAGATTGCCGACCACTGGCGGGAGGTACATCCGTTTCAGAAGTAA
- the hpxZ gene encoding oxalurate catabolism protein HpxZ — MMNHDDINLPWVVAEVTAAFYRYEDALVSNNVAVLDELFWHDKNTVRLGAGENLYGIDEIRAFRAARPSAGLQRTLRHTVITTFGKDYAVCSTEFTREGTERIGRQQQTWVRFACGWRIVAAQVSLMV; from the coding sequence ATGATGAATCATGATGACATTAACCTGCCGTGGGTGGTTGCCGAGGTGACCGCCGCGTTTTACCGCTATGAAGACGCGCTGGTCAGCAACAACGTTGCGGTGCTGGACGAGCTGTTCTGGCACGACAAAAACACGGTGCGTCTGGGGGCGGGTGAAAACCTGTACGGGATTGATGAAATCCGCGCCTTTCGCGCGGCGCGCCCGTCCGCCGGTTTACAGCGGACGCTGCGCCACACCGTCATCACCACCTTCGGTAAGGATTACGCGGTGTGCAGCACCGAGTTTACCCGCGAGGGGACGGAACGCATTGGCCGCCAGCAGCAGACGTGGGTGCGGTTTGCCTGCGGCTGGCGGATCGTGGCGGCGCAGGTGAGTTTGATGGTGTAG
- the hpxX gene encoding oxalurate catabolism protein HpxX, with the protein MNNVQPDWQAYLAQMETVLGVTLDDARRAELQLQFSRIAALAAPLMALPLDDRLEIAGVYKA; encoded by the coding sequence ATGAACAACGTACAACCCGACTGGCAGGCGTATCTTGCGCAGATGGAGACCGTGCTCGGCGTGACGCTGGACGACGCCCGCCGCGCCGAGCTGCAGCTGCAGTTCAGCCGCATTGCCGCCCTGGCCGCGCCGCTGATGGCGCTGCCGCTCGACGACCGTCTGGAGATCGCAGGAGTGTATAAAGCATGA